The Niastella koreensis GR20-10 genome includes a window with the following:
- a CDS encoding glycosyltransferase family 2 protein: MTKLVSIIVPVHNERENVTVMAKAIKRTFADLPYRYNLLFVDDGSSDLTLHEVKKLALQDDHVRYISFSRNFGHQAAIKAGLDKADGDCVITMDGDMQHPPSLIPTLLEKWEEGYDVVYTVRKEDKKLPFLKRATSNLFYTILNWLSDIKIEKGTADFRLMNRNVVDVLRGLAEFEPFFRGLVKWAGFKQEPVEYEPNERRSGASKYTSKKMIKFALQGITSFSIRPLYAATYIGFTFAALSTLYIPYALYSYYFGYTISGWSSLIVTVVFFGGLQLMILGIIGIYLGKLFMQNKHRPVYIVKESNIHEPSAIHIDEF, translated from the coding sequence ATGACCAAACTCGTATCCATCATTGTTCCGGTACATAATGAAAGGGAAAATGTAACCGTAATGGCAAAGGCCATCAAACGTACGTTTGCCGACCTGCCATACCGCTACAACCTGCTGTTTGTTGACGACGGCAGCAGCGACCTGACCTTGCACGAAGTAAAGAAACTAGCCCTCCAGGACGATCACGTCCGCTACATTTCCTTCTCCCGCAATTTTGGCCACCAGGCGGCCATCAAGGCCGGTTTGGACAAAGCCGATGGAGATTGTGTAATTACCATGGATGGAGATATGCAACACCCGCCTTCCCTGATACCCACCCTGCTTGAAAAATGGGAAGAAGGCTACGACGTGGTGTACACCGTTCGTAAAGAAGATAAAAAACTGCCCTTTTTAAAAAGAGCCACCTCCAATCTTTTTTACACGATCCTGAACTGGCTGAGCGACATCAAAATTGAAAAAGGCACCGCAGATTTCCGGTTAATGAACCGTAATGTGGTGGATGTGCTGCGCGGCCTGGCCGAGTTTGAACCCTTTTTCAGAGGCCTGGTAAAATGGGCTGGATTTAAACAGGAACCTGTTGAATATGAGCCCAATGAGCGCAGATCCGGCGCTTCAAAATATACGTCGAAGAAGATGATTAAGTTTGCCTTACAGGGTATAACCTCATTTAGTATCAGGCCATTGTACGCAGCAACCTATATTGGCTTTACATTTGCAGCCTTATCGACCCTTTATATACCTTATGCCTTGTACAGTTACTATTTCGGGTATACGATCTCAGGTTGGAGCTCGTTAATAGTAACCGTTGTATTTTTTGGCGGCCTGCAGCTGATGATACTTGGTATTATCGGCATTTACCTGGGCAAGCTATTTATGCAAAACAAACACCGACCTGTTTACATAGTAAAAGAATCAAATATTCATGAGCCTTCAGCGATACATATTGATGAGTTTTGA
- the pgl gene encoding 6-phosphogluconolactonase, whose protein sequence is MLHIYKTPEEVSHALAEWITTNIETTLQKQDRFTWVVTGGNSPKLLYDLLAAAPYRDRIDWSKMHIFWGDERAVPFDDSRNNAKMTYEHLLNKVPVVASQVHVMDTTLSAEESAKAYEAILHQYFGNEGPSFDLVLNGMGDDGHTLSLFPHTPVIHEQKAWVTSFYLDAQQMYRITLTAPIVNRARKVAFLTFGAGKANALFEVLKGEPAIEQYPSQIIQPASGQLHWFVDEAAASKVKG, encoded by the coding sequence ATGCTTCACATATACAAAACTCCCGAAGAAGTAAGCCACGCTTTGGCAGAATGGATCACTACCAATATTGAAACTACCCTGCAAAAACAGGATCGGTTTACCTGGGTGGTAACAGGTGGTAATTCGCCCAAACTGCTGTACGATCTGCTGGCTGCTGCGCCTTACCGGGACCGTATTGACTGGAGCAAAATGCATATTTTCTGGGGCGATGAGCGTGCTGTACCTTTTGACGACAGCCGCAACAATGCAAAAATGACCTACGAGCACCTGCTGAACAAAGTGCCCGTTGTAGCCAGCCAGGTGCATGTTATGGATACCACCTTATCGGCCGAGGAATCAGCCAAAGCCTACGAGGCTATCCTTCACCAATATTTTGGCAACGAAGGCCCTTCCTTCGACCTGGTACTGAATGGGATGGGCGACGATGGCCACACCCTTTCACTATTCCCACATACCCCTGTTATACATGAACAAAAGGCCTGGGTAACCTCTTTTTACCTGGATGCCCAGCAGATGTACCGCATCACCTTAACGGCGCCCATCGTAAACCGGGCCCGCAAAGTGGCCTTTCTCACCTTTGGCGCCGGTAAAGCCAACGCCTTATTTGAAGTGCTTAAAGGGGAGCCTGCCATTGAGCAATATCCTTCCCAGATCATTCAGCCGGCCAGTGGCCAGTTGCACTGGTTTGTGGATGAGGCCGCCGCCAGCAAAGTAAAAGGCTAA
- the zwf gene encoding glucose-6-phosphate dehydrogenase: MTDHKVPPATLLFIFGGSGDLNQRKLSPALYNLFLDDWMPEKFDIIGIGRTAYTDEKFRKHLYDGIQQFSRRKDDKNGKWETFSKHIGYLQMDAGNDADYQKIAEIVKQKEQEYGEHPNVIFYMSVAPHLVPQIASKLGPLNICHDTKCTRIVVEKPFGHDLKSAHELNDLLKSMFDETQIYRIDHYLGKETVQNILALRFANALFEPIWNRNYIDHIQITAAETVGLENRGDYYERSGALRDMVQNHILQLLAMVAMEAPVSFDANEIRNKKVDVLNALRKYSKEEVHKFAVRGQYSDGWMQGKKVPGYRNEDKINPASPTDTFAAVKFYIDNWRWQDVPFYVRTGKRLHEKSTVITIQFKQAPSFAFPPEAALTWRPNRLTISIQPQMDIRLRFQAKRPGQALALNPVDMTFNYKEAYGDNDPEAYETLLLDVMEGNATLFMRSDQVEAAWKVVMPIQEAWESRPPVDFPNYAPDSWGPEDAEALIARDGRNWITLPQAHQGVQAGV; encoded by the coding sequence ATGACAGACCATAAAGTTCCGCCAGCTACTTTGTTGTTTATTTTCGGTGGCAGTGGCGACTTAAACCAACGGAAGCTTTCTCCCGCATTATATAACCTGTTCCTCGATGATTGGATGCCTGAAAAGTTCGACATTATTGGTATTGGCAGAACCGCCTATACCGATGAAAAGTTCAGGAAACACCTGTACGATGGCATTCAACAATTCTCCCGCCGTAAAGATGATAAGAACGGCAAATGGGAAACGTTCTCAAAACATATCGGCTACCTGCAAATGGATGCCGGCAATGATGCCGACTACCAGAAAATTGCCGAGATCGTAAAGCAAAAAGAGCAGGAGTATGGCGAGCATCCCAATGTTATTTTCTACATGTCGGTAGCCCCGCACCTGGTACCACAAATTGCCAGCAAACTGGGCCCTTTGAATATTTGTCACGATACCAAATGCACCCGCATTGTGGTAGAAAAACCATTTGGTCATGACCTGAAAAGCGCGCATGAACTGAATGACCTGTTGAAGTCGATGTTCGACGAAACCCAGATCTATCGCATAGATCACTACCTGGGTAAAGAAACCGTTCAAAACATCCTGGCGCTGCGTTTTGCCAATGCCCTGTTTGAACCTATATGGAACCGGAACTACATCGATCATATCCAGATCACCGCGGCCGAAACCGTTGGTCTGGAAAATCGTGGCGATTATTACGAACGCTCCGGTGCACTGCGCGACATGGTGCAGAACCACATTCTGCAACTGTTGGCCATGGTGGCCATGGAAGCCCCCGTATCATTCGACGCTAATGAGATCCGCAATAAAAAGGTAGATGTGCTGAACGCCCTGCGCAAATACAGCAAGGAAGAAGTGCATAAGTTTGCCGTAAGAGGTCAGTATTCCGATGGCTGGATGCAGGGTAAAAAAGTACCCGGCTATCGCAATGAGGACAAAATAAATCCTGCCTCGCCTACCGATACTTTTGCTGCGGTAAAATTCTATATCGACAACTGGCGCTGGCAGGATGTGCCTTTTTATGTACGCACCGGCAAACGGTTACATGAAAAGTCAACTGTTATCACCATTCAATTTAAACAGGCGCCCAGTTTCGCCTTCCCACCAGAAGCGGCATTAACCTGGAGACCCAACAGGCTTACCATCAGCATTCAGCCGCAAATGGATATTCGCCTGCGCTTTCAGGCAAAACGTCCCGGCCAGGCCCTGGCGCTGAACCCGGTTGACATGACCTTTAATTATAAGGAAGCTTACGGCGATAATGATCCTGAAGCATATGAAACCCTGTTGCTGGATGTAATGGAAGGCAATGCTACCCTGTTCATGCGCAGCGACCAGGTTGAAGCTGCATGGAAAGTAGTAATGCCCATCCAGGAAGCATGGGAAAGCAGACCACCGGTTGATTTTCCAAACTATGCACCCGATAGCTGGGGACCCGAAGATGCAGAAGCGCTCATTGCCCGCGATGGCCGCAACTGGATCACTTTGCCCCAGGCCCACCAGGGTGTGCAGGCTGGAGTTTAA
- the gndA gene encoding NADP-dependent phosphogluconate dehydrogenase: MSAQQFDFGMIGLGVMGRNFLLNMADHGFKVIGFDKDNQKTSALESAATAGTTVKGVGTLQDMVSQLAVPRKIMMLVPAGKPVDDVIESLLPLVQKGDIIIDGGNSHFTDTLRRVTYLQGKGIHFMGMGVSGGEQGARTGPSIMPGGDQEAYPHVRPMLEAVAAKVDGVPCVAHLGKGAAGHYVKMVHNGIEYAIMQLISEAYDLLHRGAGLSNDELHTVFDTWNKGDLRSFLIEITADIFLQPDDKTPNRLVDMILDKAGAKGTGKWTSQDAMDLGVPIPTIDMAVAMRNLSALKAERVQASALYPQQSSLIGTPKEQFIQQVHDALLFATIICYAQGLAQLHRAGIDLDMQIPMPQVVSVWRGGCIIRSVLLPTFANAFKANPELSNLLLDAEVAKILNANQAGTRAVAAMAIQHGIPAAALLSSLSYFDTYRSKQLPINLLQAQRDYFGAHTYQRIDQEGTFHTEWAKK, encoded by the coding sequence ATGAGTGCACAACAATTTGATTTCGGTATGATTGGCCTCGGTGTAATGGGCAGAAACTTCCTGCTTAACATGGCCGATCACGGTTTTAAAGTTATCGGGTTTGATAAAGACAATCAGAAAACTTCCGCGCTGGAATCAGCCGCTACAGCAGGTACTACTGTTAAAGGAGTAGGCACGCTGCAGGACATGGTAAGCCAGCTGGCTGTTCCCCGAAAGATCATGATGCTTGTTCCCGCCGGTAAACCGGTTGATGATGTTATTGAAAGCCTGCTGCCCCTGGTGCAAAAAGGCGATATCATCATCGACGGTGGCAACAGCCACTTTACCGACACCTTAAGACGTGTTACCTATCTGCAGGGCAAAGGCATTCATTTTATGGGTATGGGTGTTTCGGGTGGCGAACAAGGCGCCCGTACCGGCCCCAGCATTATGCCTGGTGGCGATCAGGAAGCCTACCCTCATGTACGTCCCATGCTGGAAGCCGTTGCGGCAAAAGTGGACGGCGTTCCCTGCGTAGCCCACCTGGGTAAAGGCGCTGCCGGTCACTATGTTAAAATGGTGCACAATGGTATTGAATATGCAATCATGCAACTGATAAGCGAGGCCTACGATCTGCTGCATCGCGGCGCTGGCCTTAGCAACGACGAATTACACACTGTTTTTGATACCTGGAACAAAGGTGATCTGCGTTCTTTCCTTATTGAAATTACCGCCGACATCTTTTTACAACCCGACGATAAAACGCCTAACCGCCTCGTGGATATGATCCTTGATAAAGCGGGCGCCAAAGGCACCGGTAAATGGACCTCACAGGACGCTATGGACCTGGGTGTTCCCATTCCTACCATCGATATGGCGGTTGCCATGCGTAATTTATCGGCATTAAAAGCTGAGCGTGTTCAGGCTTCTGCCTTATATCCTCAGCAATCCAGTTTAATTGGTACGCCCAAGGAGCAATTCATTCAACAGGTTCACGACGCCCTGTTGTTTGCTACCATTATATGTTATGCCCAGGGACTGGCGCAGTTGCACCGCGCCGGTATTGACCTCGATATGCAAATACCCATGCCGCAGGTGGTAAGCGTATGGCGCGGTGGCTGTATCATTCGCTCCGTATTACTGCCAACATTTGCAAACGCCTTTAAAGCGAACCCTGAGCTGTCGAATTTGTTATTAGATGCTGAGGTAGCCAAAATTCTGAACGCCAACCAGGCCGGAACCCGCGCCGTGGCAGCCATGGCTATACAGCATGGCATACCTGCCGCTGCATTGTTGAGCAGCCTGAGCTATTTCGATACCTATCGCAGCAAACAGTTACCAATAAACCTGCTGCAGGCCCAGCGCGATTATTTTGGCGCGCATACCTATCAACGAATCGATCAGGAAGGAACTTTCCATACTGAATGGGCAAAGAAATAA
- a CDS encoding c-type cytochrome — translation MFFKKKVTVAGTLIALVVLGIAASAPADPIFKNLKVLPKNTTHEQLDSVMHMFNSSLGVKCGFCHAAQKDNPKKLDFASDEKGEKGAAREMMKMTVRINKKFFHYKKDGEHPVPPLGCFSCHHGNPHPEPNAPKEEKKMPPPPPPAQQPQPATPPAQ, via the coding sequence ATGTTTTTTAAAAAGAAAGTTACGGTTGCCGGTACTTTGATTGCTTTGGTAGTATTAGGTATTGCTGCCAGCGCTCCGGCCGATCCCATCTTCAAAAATTTAAAGGTGCTGCCCAAAAACACCACGCACGAACAGCTGGACAGTGTAATGCATATGTTCAACAGTTCATTGGGTGTAAAATGTGGTTTTTGCCATGCCGCGCAAAAGGACAATCCGAAAAAACTCGATTTTGCCAGCGATGAAAAGGGTGAAAAAGGTGCTGCCCGTGAAATGATGAAGATGACAGTACGCATTAACAAAAAGTTCTTCCATTATAAAAAGGACGGCGAGCATCCTGTTCCGCCATTAGGTTGTTTCAGCTGTCACCATGGCAACCCACACCCTGAGCCAAACGCACCCAAGGAAGAAAAAAAGATGCCGCCTCCGCCGCCGCCTGCCCAGCAGCCTCAACCGGCTACGCCACCGGCCCAGTAA
- a CDS encoding RNA recognition motif domain-containing protein has product MNIYVSNLSFNVTDDDLEGFFAEYGEVSSARVITDKFTGKSRGFGFVEMPNDEAAKKAITELDGGRVEGREIKVAEARPREERSSNGGNGGNGGGGERRSFSRNNNSYNNRY; this is encoded by the coding sequence ATGAACATTTATGTTTCTAATTTAAGTTTCAACGTAACAGATGATGATTTGGAAGGCTTCTTTGCTGAATATGGTGAAGTTTCTTCTGCCCGTGTAATCACTGATAAATTCACAGGCAAAAGCCGTGGATTTGGATTTGTTGAAATGCCAAATGATGAAGCTGCCAAAAAGGCAATCACTGAATTGGATGGTGGTCGCGTAGAAGGCAGAGAGATCAAAGTTGCAGAAGCTCGTCCCCGTGAAGAGCGCAGCAGCAATGGCGGAAATGGTGGAAATGGCGGCGGTGGAGAAAGACGCTCATTTAGCCGTAACAACAACAGCTATAACAACCGTTATTAA
- a CDS encoding sensor histidine kinase, with translation MKSLIHYTHPVPSAQTVATEPVPLHRLIDQIMVGLLPLVTGKKSFVINDVDHTFQLQADENLLAYVLGNLLSGAINGTENVCIRVEAVCNKEGVQIRVRNNGTYFYSTVSNGFSHVVEAARQLGGNISIYNQHKEGTTLTFSMASPVQTVC, from the coding sequence ATGAAAAGCCTGATTCATTACACTCACCCCGTACCATCTGCTCAAACTGTAGCAACTGAACCGGTTCCTCTTCATCGGCTGATTGATCAAATAATGGTAGGCCTTTTACCGCTTGTTACTGGTAAAAAGAGTTTTGTGATTAACGATGTTGATCACACATTCCAACTTCAGGCTGATGAAAATTTGCTGGCTTATGTGCTGGGCAACCTGTTAAGCGGTGCAATCAATGGTACTGAAAATGTATGTATCAGGGTTGAAGCAGTTTGTAATAAGGAAGGGGTGCAGATCCGTGTTCGTAATAACGGCACTTATTTCTACAGTACTGTTTCAAACGGTTTTTCGCACGTGGTGGAGGCTGCCCGGCAACTAGGCGGCAATATCAGCATCTACAACCAGCACAAGGAAGGTACCACGCTTACTTTTTCAATGGCGTCACCGGTACAAACCGTTTGCTGA
- a CDS encoding TCR/Tet family MFS transporter: MKPVRSAAIQFIFITVLIDVIGWGLIIPVMPKLISGLKHVSVNEASKYGSWLIGVYALMQFICGPILGSISDKYGRRPVLLFSLFGFGIDYLFMAMAPNYGWLFLGRVVSGITGASFSTAYAYIADISTNENRAKNFGMVGAAFGLGFIIGPAIGGPLSKLGVRAPFYAAAILCLLNWLYGYFILPESLDKEHRRAFDWRRANPFGSLMQLKKYPAIGGLVISLTTVYLAAHAVQSNWSYFTAYRFQWSATTIGYSLALVGVLVALVQTVVMRKLNPVLGNERSIYIGLLLYSLGMFLFAFATQSWMMFAFLVPYCLGGIAGPALQSTIAGHVPANAQGELQGILGGLQSVTSFFGPLIMNNLFNYFTGESAPFHFPGSSFFLGALLMLVSAVLAYRFLYKEKHIIPASS; this comes from the coding sequence ATGAAACCTGTTCGGTCTGCTGCTATACAATTCATTTTTATTACAGTACTTATTGATGTTATTGGTTGGGGATTAATAATACCGGTAATGCCGAAATTAATCTCCGGATTAAAACATGTATCTGTAAACGAAGCAAGTAAATATGGCAGTTGGCTGATAGGTGTGTATGCGTTGATGCAATTTATTTGCGGGCCTATCCTTGGCAGCATCAGTGATAAATACGGTCGCCGGCCTGTGTTGTTGTTTTCATTATTTGGTTTTGGCATCGATTATTTATTTATGGCCATGGCGCCCAACTATGGCTGGTTATTCCTGGGCCGGGTAGTGTCCGGCATCACTGGTGCAAGTTTTAGTACCGCCTACGCCTATATAGCAGACATCAGTACCAACGAAAACCGGGCAAAGAATTTCGGTATGGTAGGCGCAGCCTTTGGACTGGGTTTTATTATTGGCCCCGCCATTGGCGGACCGTTGAGTAAACTGGGCGTCCGAGCGCCCTTTTATGCCGCAGCTATTTTATGTTTGCTGAACTGGTTATATGGCTATTTTATTTTACCTGAGTCGCTCGATAAAGAACACCGGCGTGCATTTGACTGGCGCCGCGCCAACCCCTTTGGCTCCCTGATGCAATTGAAAAAATATCCTGCTATCGGTGGATTGGTGATCTCCCTTACAACAGTATATTTAGCGGCCCACGCTGTACAAAGTAACTGGAGCTATTTTACTGCGTATCGCTTTCAGTGGAGCGCCACCACAATCGGTTATTCATTAGCCCTTGTTGGGGTACTGGTAGCATTGGTACAAACGGTTGTAATGCGTAAACTGAATCCGGTATTAGGCAACGAGCGTAGCATTTATATCGGATTATTATTGTATTCACTGGGCATGTTCCTGTTTGCATTTGCTACCCAAAGCTGGATGATGTTTGCCTTTTTAGTGCCTTATTGTTTAGGTGGAATAGCCGGGCCGGCATTGCAATCTACCATTGCCGGTCATGTGCCGGCCAATGCACAGGGCGAGTTACAGGGCATACTGGGCGGCCTGCAAAGTGTTACTTCTTTTTTCGGTCCGTTAATAATGAACAATCTTTTTAATTATTTTACAGGAGAATCGGCGCCCTTCCATTTTCCGGGGTCATCATTTTTCCTGGGGGCTTTGTTGATGTTAGTAAGCGCTGTACTTGCCTATCGCTTTTTATATAAAGAAAAACATATAATACCTGCATCCTCATGA
- a CDS encoding YccF domain-containing protein — protein MNLLGNIIWLVFGGLIAALGYVIGGFALCITVIGIPWGIQCFKLAAVVLWPFGKQIVPKQGGAGCLSLLFNIIWLLCGGLYTALVHLVFAAIFAITIIGIPFAKQHLKLMELSLLPFSRDVIG, from the coding sequence ATGAATTTATTAGGTAACATTATATGGCTGGTTTTTGGCGGACTGATCGCTGCATTGGGTTATGTCATAGGCGGTTTTGCATTATGCATTACAGTAATCGGTATTCCCTGGGGCATTCAATGTTTTAAACTGGCTGCTGTGGTGTTATGGCCCTTTGGGAAACAAATTGTTCCCAAACAGGGCGGCGCAGGTTGTTTATCGCTTTTGTTTAACATTATCTGGTTGTTGTGCGGTGGGTTATACACGGCATTGGTTCACCTGGTTTTTGCTGCCATTTTTGCTATCACTATTATTGGTATTCCTTTTGCGAAACAACATTTGAAATTGATGGAACTTTCCCTGTTACCATTTAGCCGCGACGTAATTGGTTAG
- a CDS encoding M23 family metallopeptidase, giving the protein MFTHRDWGIAFTLMAVLIVAVIVLSSLNLSLPGEKAPQVAKKDSTVIVVPRRFGLALDSFNVSESIIQKNEYLTSILELYNVDSNTIKNLQSKSKYVYDVRKMKAGSQYTVFSTKDTLHKVCYFVYQPNAIDYVMYDLTDSVKVVTGKRQVTARLETASGIINGSLYETFQKSGTDPALAMKLADLYAYTVDFYSIHDGDYFKVLYEQRYIKDEPVETGAIQSAVFSHNGEKFYAFYYKPDSTDAGDYYDEKGKSLRTLFLKAPLKFSHITSGYSLRRFHPVQKRWKTHLGTDYAAPEGTPIISTGDGVVIEAEYNNNNGNFVKIKHDDTYTTQYLHMIRQAVRAGQSVRQGQVIGYVGSTGLATGPHVCYRFWKNGKQVNPLQQTFPPSIPLPDSVMTRFSDYVLKQQQQLNTVNIGAVQTLSMN; this is encoded by the coding sequence ATGTTTACACACAGAGATTGGGGTATTGCTTTTACTCTTATGGCCGTATTAATTGTGGCGGTAATTGTATTAAGCAGTCTCAACCTTTCTTTACCCGGCGAAAAGGCTCCCCAGGTAGCAAAAAAAGATTCAACCGTAATTGTAGTTCCACGCCGCTTTGGCCTGGCCCTCGATTCATTTAATGTTTCTGAAAGCATTATTCAGAAAAACGAATACCTCACTTCCATCCTGGAATTGTATAACGTTGATAGCAACACCATCAAAAACCTGCAATCAAAAAGCAAGTACGTATACGATGTACGTAAGATGAAAGCCGGTTCACAATACACGGTGTTTTCAACAAAAGATACTTTACATAAAGTTTGCTATTTTGTTTATCAGCCTAACGCCATCGATTATGTGATGTACGATCTTACTGATTCGGTAAAAGTAGTAACGGGTAAACGGCAGGTTACTGCCCGGTTGGAAACTGCATCGGGCATCATCAACGGCTCGCTGTATGAAACCTTTCAGAAATCAGGCACCGATCCTGCCCTGGCAATGAAACTGGCCGACCTGTACGCCTATACAGTAGATTTTTATTCTATTCACGACGGGGATTATTTTAAAGTATTGTATGAGCAGCGTTATATAAAAGACGAACCTGTTGAAACCGGCGCTATTCAGTCGGCCGTGTTCTCCCACAATGGCGAAAAGTTTTATGCCTTCTATTATAAACCCGATTCAACAGATGCCGGTGATTACTATGACGAGAAAGGAAAAAGCTTGCGTACTTTATTTTTAAAGGCGCCGCTTAAATTCAGTCATATCACTTCTGGTTATTCGTTAAGGCGTTTTCACCCGGTTCAAAAAAGATGGAAAACGCACCTGGGCACTGATTACGCAGCACCGGAAGGAACACCCATCATCTCCACCGGCGATGGGGTAGTAATAGAAGCTGAGTACAACAATAACAACGGTAATTTCGTAAAAATAAAACACGACGATACCTATACCACTCAGTATCTGCATATGATAAGGCAGGCAGTGCGTGCCGGACAAAGTGTGCGTCAGGGCCAGGTTATTGGCTATGTAGGCAGCACCGGTTTGGCAACGGGCCCGCACGTATGTTATCGCTTCTGGAAGAACGGAAAGCAGGTAAATCCGTTACAACAAACTTTCCCGCCATCGATCCCATTACCCGATTCTGTAATGACACGTTTTAGTGATTATGTGTTAAAGCAACAGCAACAACTGAATACAGTTAATATTGGCGCTGTGCAAACGCTTTCCATGAATTAA
- a CDS encoding porin family protein: MKKYVLPLALFCLLAYHSQAQKWTPGIKGGLNIADISGFNGDNRLSGHIGLFLHGRINHQWSIQPEIMYSGQGQRYLLVPTGTTTLALNYVQIPFMFQFHPVKQFYMEFGPQIGFLLSANAKNDDKRSEVDQYFRKVDAAIALGMGIQVTKMLGFYARYNAGIADISKDNNPITYRDNYNRVGEIGIAIKLK, from the coding sequence ATGAAAAAGTATGTTTTGCCCCTCGCTTTGTTTTGCCTGCTTGCGTACCATTCTCAGGCACAAAAATGGACGCCGGGGATAAAAGGCGGTCTTAATATTGCAGACATCAGCGGCTTTAATGGCGATAACCGGTTAAGTGGTCACATAGGTTTGTTTTTACATGGCCGCATTAATCACCAGTGGAGCATACAACCAGAGATCATGTATTCAGGCCAGGGTCAGCGATACTTGTTAGTGCCTACGGGCACCACTACACTGGCGCTTAACTATGTTCAGATCCCATTTATGTTCCAGTTTCATCCGGTAAAACAATTCTACATGGAGTTTGGTCCGCAAATAGGTTTCTTATTGTCGGCAAATGCCAAGAACGATGATAAGCGATCGGAAGTGGATCAGTATTTTAGAAAGGTGGATGCGGCTATTGCATTAGGCATGGGTATACAGGTTACAAAAATGTTAGGCTTTTACGCCCGGTACAATGCCGGCATTGCCGATATCTCGAAAGATAACAACCCGATCACCTATCGTGATAATTATAACCGTGTAGGTGAGATTGGGATTGCGATTAAATTGAAGTAA